A part of Kitasatospora azatica KCTC 9699 genomic DNA contains:
- a CDS encoding DUF6431 domain-containing protein, protein MLSVDADPLRVEQLLNAGELECPRCSGVLTGWGHGRPRALRGTLGSRLLLHPRRARCSRCGTTHILLSELALPRRADTVAVIGTALELVAAGRGHRPIAHELGRHEATVRGWLRRFALCAPRVRALFALLLAELRIFLPEPNGTPTAAAVAAVLAAAHARGQQFSTEVGSPWAFACRMSQGKLLAAPEFL, encoded by the coding sequence GTGCTCAGTGTTGATGCAGATCCGCTTCGCGTCGAACAACTCCTCAATGCAGGCGAACTGGAGTGCCCCAGGTGCTCCGGAGTCCTGACTGGCTGGGGCCACGGCCGCCCCCGAGCGCTGCGGGGGACTCTTGGATCGAGACTGCTGCTGCATCCACGGCGGGCCCGGTGTTCCAGGTGCGGAACCACGCACATCCTCCTGTCCGAGCTGGCGCTGCCACGCCGAGCGGACACCGTGGCCGTGATCGGAACCGCACTGGAGCTGGTCGCCGCAGGGCGAGGACATCGGCCAATCGCTCACGAACTGGGCCGTCACGAGGCCACCGTGCGCGGCTGGTTGCGCCGGTTCGCGCTCTGCGCGCCTCGCGTGCGCGCCCTGTTCGCGCTACTGCTCGCCGAATTGCGCATTTTCCTCCCCGAGCCAAACGGCACGCCGACCGCCGCAGCCGTGGCTGCGGTCCTGGCGGCCGCACACGCCAGGGGCCAACAGTTTTCGACGGAAGTCGGGTCCCCTTGGGCCTTCGCCTGCCGGATGTCACAAGGAAAGCTGCTGGCAGCGCCGGAATTCCTCTAA